A genomic region of Arachis hypogaea cultivar Tifrunner chromosome 5, arahy.Tifrunner.gnm2.J5K5, whole genome shotgun sequence contains the following coding sequences:
- the LOC112800671 gene encoding G-box-binding factor 1 — protein MGTGEESTAKPSKPSSTTQEIAPAPSYPDWSSSMQAYYAPGATPPPFYASTVASAAPHPYLWGGQHPLMPPYGTPVPYPAIYPPGSVYAHPSMATTPSAPQTDFVGKVPNGKDRNSAKNLKGTSANNGSKAGDNGKAGSGSGNDAISQSGESGSEGSSDDSDENANHQESATNKKGSFDKMLADGANAQNNAGTQSSGKAAVSMAATNLNIGMDLWNASSAGADATKLRNNQPAPGAVNPPTIMGREVALGEQWIQDERELKRQKRKQSNRESARRSRLRKQAECEELQKKVESLGNENRTLREELQRVSEECEKLTAENNSIKEELERLCGPEAVASLE, from the exons ATGGGGACTGGGGAAGAAAGCACAGCTAAACCTTCTAAACCATCGTCTACAACTCAG GAGATTGCACCGGCTCCTTCCTATCCTGATTGGTCAAGCTCTATGCAG GCTTATTATGCCCCTGGAGCTACTCCACCTCCTTTTTACGCCTCAACTGTTGCTTCTGCAGCTCCCCATCCCTATTTGTGGGGAGGCCAG cATCCTCTAATGCCACCATATGGTACTCCTGTTCCATATCCAGCTATATATCCTCCTGGGAGTGTCTATGCTCATCCTAGCATGGCAACG ACTCCGAGTGCCCCACAGACCGACTTTGTAGGCAAGGTACCCAACGGAAAAGATCGGAATTCCGCTAAAAATTTGAAGGGAACTTCTGCCAATAATGGTTCTAAAGCAGGAGACAATGGAAAGGCAGGCTCGGGGTCAGGAAATGATGCCATCTCACAAAG TGGTGAAAGCGGTTCTGAGGGATCATCCGATGACAGTGATGAGAATGCTAACCATCAG GAATCGGCTACAAACAAGAAAGGAAGCTTTGACAAAATGCTTGCTGATG GAGCCAATGCACAGAACAATGCCGGAACTCAATCTTCTGGAAAGGCTGCTGTGTCAATGGCTGCAACTAATCTTAATATTGGAATGGACTTGTGGAATGCATCTTCTGCAGGTGCTGATGCTACAAAACTGAGAAACAATCAACCTGCCCCAGGAGCTGTCAACCCTCCTACTATAATGGGACGTGAAGTTGCACTTGGTGAACAGTGGATACAA GACGAACGTGAGCtgaagagacagaaaaggaaacAGTCTAACAGAGAATCAGCTAGGAGGTCAAGACTACGCAAGCAG GCCGAGTGTGAAGAGTTGCAAAAGAAGGTGGAGTCACTGGGAAACGAGAACCGAACTCTGAGAGAAGAACTTCAGAGAGTATCAGAAGAATGCGAGAAGCTTACAGCTGAAAATAATTCCATCAAG GAAGAGTTGGAAAGGTTATGTGGACCAGAAGCAGTTGCCAGCCTCGAATAA
- the LOC112800672 gene encoding HVA22-like protein k isoform X2, whose protein sequence is MALLGSNLTGELLQVGLRLLLCPLGSNIVIRTACCSVGIALPVYSTFKAIENRDQNAQRKCLLYWAAYGSFSLVEVFTDKLISWFPMYYHIKFAFLVWLQLPSTDGAKQLYMKHLRPFLSRHQAKVDQVLGIASCEVIKLVSSYQAEIQFVRSMVVKISGSDHMLGGTTESDRSRQPNPSEDPAVPSDAEPDQNNN, encoded by the exons ATGGCTCTGCTTGGATCAAACTTAACCGGCGAG TTGTTGCAGGTTGGACTCCGTTTACTCCTCTGCCCTCTCGGCTCCAACATTGTAATTCGGACTGCATG CTGTTCAGTGGGAATTGCTTTGCCTGTGTACTCTACATTCAAGGCAATAGAAAATAGGGATCAAAATGCTCAACGCAAGTGTCTTCTCTACTGGGCAG CTTATGGCTCATTCAGCCTCGTCGAAGTATTCACAGACAAGCTTATTTCTTG GTTTCCTATGTACTATCACATTAAGTTTGCATTTCTTGTTTGGTTGCAACTTCCTTCGACCGAT GGAGCAAAGCAATTATATATGAAGCATTTGCGTCCTTTTTTGTCAAGGCATCAGGCAAAAGTTGATCAAGTTTTAGGCATTGCATCTTGTGAAGTG ATCAAACTTGTGAGTTCATATCAAGCAGAGATCCAGTTTGTCAGGAGCATGGTGGTGAAGATAAGTGGTTCAG ATCATATGCTGGGAGGGACAACTGAATCAGATAGATCAAGGCAGCCTAATCCATCCGAAGACCCTGCGGTGCCCTCTGATGCTGAGCCTGAccaaaataataactaa
- the LOC112800672 gene encoding HVA22-like protein k isoform X1 — MALLGSNLTGELLQVGLRLLLCPLGSNIVIRTACCSVGIALPVYSTFKAIENRDQNAQRKCLLYWAAYGSFSLVEVFTDKLISWFPMYYHIKFAFLVWLQLPSTDGAKQLYMKHLRPFLSRHQAKVDQVLGIASCEVIKLVSSYQAEIQFVRSMVVKISGSADHMLGGTTESDRSRQPNPSEDPAVPSDAEPDQNNN, encoded by the exons ATGGCTCTGCTTGGATCAAACTTAACCGGCGAG TTGTTGCAGGTTGGACTCCGTTTACTCCTCTGCCCTCTCGGCTCCAACATTGTAATTCGGACTGCATG CTGTTCAGTGGGAATTGCTTTGCCTGTGTACTCTACATTCAAGGCAATAGAAAATAGGGATCAAAATGCTCAACGCAAGTGTCTTCTCTACTGGGCAG CTTATGGCTCATTCAGCCTCGTCGAAGTATTCACAGACAAGCTTATTTCTTG GTTTCCTATGTACTATCACATTAAGTTTGCATTTCTTGTTTGGTTGCAACTTCCTTCGACCGAT GGAGCAAAGCAATTATATATGAAGCATTTGCGTCCTTTTTTGTCAAGGCATCAGGCAAAAGTTGATCAAGTTTTAGGCATTGCATCTTGTGAAGTG ATCAAACTTGTGAGTTCATATCAAGCAGAGATCCAGTTTGTCAGGAGCATGGTGGTGAAGATAAGTGGTTCAG cGGATCATATGCTGGGAGGGACAACTGAATCAGATAGATCAAGGCAGCCTAATCCATCCGAAGACCCTGCGGTGCCCTCTGATGCTGAGCCTGAccaaaataataactaa
- the LOC112800672 gene encoding HVA22-like protein k isoform X3 encodes MALLGSNLTGEVGLRLLLCPLGSNIVIRTACCSVGIALPVYSTFKAIENRDQNAQRKCLLYWAAYGSFSLVEVFTDKLISWFPMYYHIKFAFLVWLQLPSTDGAKQLYMKHLRPFLSRHQAKVDQVLGIASCEVIKLVSSYQAEIQFVRSMVVKISGSADHMLGGTTESDRSRQPNPSEDPAVPSDAEPDQNNN; translated from the exons ATGGCTCTGCTTGGATCAAACTTAACCGGCGAG GTTGGACTCCGTTTACTCCTCTGCCCTCTCGGCTCCAACATTGTAATTCGGACTGCATG CTGTTCAGTGGGAATTGCTTTGCCTGTGTACTCTACATTCAAGGCAATAGAAAATAGGGATCAAAATGCTCAACGCAAGTGTCTTCTCTACTGGGCAG CTTATGGCTCATTCAGCCTCGTCGAAGTATTCACAGACAAGCTTATTTCTTG GTTTCCTATGTACTATCACATTAAGTTTGCATTTCTTGTTTGGTTGCAACTTCCTTCGACCGAT GGAGCAAAGCAATTATATATGAAGCATTTGCGTCCTTTTTTGTCAAGGCATCAGGCAAAAGTTGATCAAGTTTTAGGCATTGCATCTTGTGAAGTG ATCAAACTTGTGAGTTCATATCAAGCAGAGATCCAGTTTGTCAGGAGCATGGTGGTGAAGATAAGTGGTTCAG cGGATCATATGCTGGGAGGGACAACTGAATCAGATAGATCAAGGCAGCCTAATCCATCCGAAGACCCTGCGGTGCCCTCTGATGCTGAGCCTGAccaaaataataactaa